In the Ficedula albicollis isolate OC2 chromosome 22, FicAlb1.5, whole genome shotgun sequence genome, one interval contains:
- the SNRNP27 gene encoding U4/U6.U5 small nuclear ribonucleoprotein 27 kDa protein, whose translation MPEPLAVGVPDTGKVPAASQRSPTTEPRHSRSTFGLQAGPGEPRPKGPHRPAPACLNPGAWTEDAVEDFCCCSFTSGVPRGVPEPRGAGGAVPRSPLGIFCGISFGQRAVKQLLTLPRAERRRSRSTSRDRDRRRRERSRSRDRDRRRSRSRSPHRRRSRSPRRHRSSSSSPARPKERRDEEKKELKDSKKERQITEEDLQGKTEEEIEMMKMMGFASFDTTKGKKVDGAANAYAINVSQKRKYRQYMNRKGGFNRPLDFIA comes from the exons ATGCCGGAGCCGCTGGCAGTGGGTGTGCCGGACACCGGGAAggttccagcagcttctcagagaagCCCCACTACCGAACCCAGGCACAGCCGCAGCACGTTCGGACTCCAGGCTGGGCCGGGCGAGCCCCGGCCGAAGGGCCCGCACCGACCCGCGCCGGCCTGCTTGAACCCGGGGGCCTGGACCGAGGATGCG gtggaggatttttgctgctgctctttcactTCTGGGGTGCCCAGAGGGGTCCCTGAGCCCAGAGGGGCGGGAGGGGCTGTCCCGCGGTCTCCGTTGgggattttctgtgggatttcCTTTGGGCAGCGGGCGGTGAAGCAGCTGCTGACCCTTCCCCGGGCAGAGCGCCGGCGCTCGCGTTCCACGtcccgggacagggacaggcggCGGCGGGAGCGATCGCGGtcccgggacagggacag gaggaggagccGGTCCCGCTCCCCACACCGGAGGCGATCCAG GTCCCCACGCCGGCACCGCTCCAGCTCCTCGTCACCGGCCCGGCCCAAGGAGCGCCGCGATGAGGAGAAGAAGGAGCTCAAGGACTCCAAGAAAGAGCGACAGATCACAG AGGAGGATTTGCAGGGCAAGACAGAGGAGGAGATCgagatgatgaagatgatgggTTTTGCCTCTTTTGATACCACCAAG GGGAAGAAGGTGGACGGCGCTGCCAATGCCTACGCCATCAACGTGTCCCAGAAGAGGAAGTACAG GCAATACATGAACAGAAAAGGAGGATTCAACAGGCCCCTGGATTTCATCGCCTGa
- the ADD2 gene encoding beta-adducin, translating to MSTAASPEPLPELPAPGPRCPIQEDPEFLRARSGAGDLRQDFNLMEQKKRVTMILQSPSFREELESLIQEQMKKGNNSSHVWALRQIADFMATTSPAALPTSPMGLASVTPINDLHGTEGPALAKGERLMRCKVGSIHRLLDLYGWAQLGHAAVTLRVSKEQEHFLVAPQGLACSEVTAASLVKVNVLGAVVEQGSTGFAPDARSFSLHAAIYAARPDIRCIVRLHTPRRAQVSAMRCGLLPISRAALLLGDVAYFDFRGEVEDEADRVELQKCLGPTCKILVLRNHGVLALGDTAEEAFYSIFHLQAACEVQVSALASAGGAQNLIVLERAQQRVPHGLGAVRRAGTTFGPLHKSRLGEHEFEALMRMLDNLGYRTGYTYRYPFVQEKSKPKSDVLIPATVTAFVFEEEPAGTPALRQHAQKQQKEKTRWLNTPNTYTRVNLAEEPQGSVGGQRTKTTWLRADEVEKGSSGTPIRIENPNQFVPLYTDPQEVLEMRNKIREQNRQDVKSAGPQSQLLASVIAETSRSPSTESHLGDAEAKEGREEAPPEPEPPNPFSQLTDQELEEYKQEVERKKRLEGEKDAAAEESGAPPPEPPPPEPPAPAEPTEGDKKDDGSKAPPDSTAKKEPPAVVNGKDEEQSTEENLGKGETDRTTTNADQDAPKEKETVTSNPVSPDGSPSKSPSKKKKKFRTPSFLKKGKKKEKIES from the exons ATGAGCACGGCCGCCAGCCCCGAGCCCCT gcccgagCTCCCCGCCCCCGGGCCCCGCTGCCCCATCCAGGAGGACCCCGAATTCCTGCGGgcgcggagcggggccggggaCCTGCGCCAGGACTTCAACCTCATGGAGCAGAAGAAGCGGGTGACAATGATCCTCCAGAGCCCG TCCTTTcgggaggagctggagagccTGATCCAGGAGCAGATGAAGAAGGGGAACAACTCGTCGCACGTGTGGGCGCTGCGGCAGATCGCCGACTTCATGGCCACCACATCCCCTGCCGCCCTGCCCACCTCCCCCATGG GACTGGCGTCGGTCACCCCCATCAATGACCTGCATGGGACAGAGGGGCCGGCGCTGGCCAAGGGCGAGCGGCTGATGCGCTGCAAGGTGGGCAGCATCCACCGGCTGCTGGACCTGTAcggctgggcacagctgggacacgCCGCCGTCACC CTGCGGGtcagcaaggagcaggagcactTCTTGGTGGCCCCGCAGGGGCTGGCGTGCAGCGAGGTGACAGCGGCCAGCCTG GTGAAGGTGAACGTGCTGGGGGCCGtggtggagcagggcagcaccgGCTTCGCGCCCGACGCCCGCAGCTTCAGCCTGCACGCCGCGATCTACGCCGCGCGCCCCGACATCCGCTGCATCGTGCGGCTgcacac TCCCCGCCGTGCCCAGGTGTCGGCCATGCGCTGCGGGCTCCTGCCCATCTCCCGCGCCGCTCTCCTCCTGGGGGACGTCGCCTACTTCGACTTCCGCGGGGAGGTGGAGGACGAGGCCGATCGTGTGGAGCTCCAGAAGTGCCTCGGGCCCACCTGCAAG ATCCTGGTGCTGCGGAACCACGGCGTGCTGGCCCTGGGGGACACGGCCGAGGAGGCTTTCTACAGCATCTTCCACCTGCAGGCGGCCTGCGAGGTCCAG GTGTCGGCACTGGCGAGCGCGGGCGGCGCGCAGAACCTGATTGTGCTGGAGCGGGCGCAGCAGCGCGTGCCCCACGGCCTGGGCGCCGTGCGCCGCGCCGGCACCACCTTCGGGCCCCTGCACAAGAGCCGCCTGGGCGAGCACGAGTTCGAGGCCCTCATGAGGATGTTGGACAACCTG GGATACCGCACGGGCTACACGTACCGCTACCCCTTCGTGCAGGAGAAGAGCAAGCCCAAGAGCGACGTGCTGATCCCCGCCACTGTGACAGCCTTCGTGTTCGAGGAGGAGCCCGCCGGGACCCCCGCCCTGCGTCAGCACgcccagaagcagcagaaggagaagaCAAGGTGGCTCAACACCCCCAACACCTACACCAGGGTCAACCTGGCCGAGGAGCCGCAGGGCAGTGTCGGCGGCCAGAGGACAAAGACCACG TGGCTGCGAGCAGACGAG GTGGAGAAGGGCAGTAGCGGGACCCCCATCCGCATCGAGAACCCCAACCAGTTTGTGCCGCTCTACACGGACCcgcaggaggtgctggagatGCGCAACAAG ATCCGGGAGCAAAACCGCCAGGACGTGAAGTCAGCAGGGCCCCAGTCGCAGCTGCTGGCCAGTGTCATCGCTGAGACCAGCCGCAGCCCC TCTACCGAGAGCCACCTGGGAGATGCAGAGGCCAAGGAGGGCCGGGAAGAGGCTCCCCCTGAGCCAGAGCCCCCCAACCCCTTCAGCCAGCTCACggaccaggagctggaggagtaCAAGCAGGAGGTGGAGAGGAAGAAGCGCCTAGAGG GTGAGaaggatgcagcagcagaggagagtgGGGCTCCCCCACCAGAGCCACCCCCTCCAGAGCCCCCGGCGCCTGCAGAGCCCACAGAGG GTGATAAGAAGGATGATGGCAGCAAAGCCCCCCCTGATTCCACTGCCAAGAAGGAGCCACCAGCGGTGGTGAATGGGAAGGATGAAGAGCAAAGCACTGAGGAAAACCTTGGAAAAGGGGAGACAGACCGGACAACTACCAACGCTGACCAGGATGCCCCCAAGGAGAAGGAGACAGTGACCAGCAACCCCGTGTCCCCCGACGGTTCACCCTCCAAATCACCCtccaaaaagaagaagaaattccGGACCCCATCTTTcctgaaaaaaggcaaaaagaaggaaaagattgAATCCTGA